One Pseudomonas syringae CC1557 genomic window, GGCGTGCAGCCAGAGGCTGAGCTATCGGTTCGCGGCTGAACAGGTCCATGGTCGGAATTAAACCCTTTTACTCTTGAATGACATCAGCGCCCTTTGGCACGTCGAACTTGAACTTGCTCGCCGGGATCGGCTCGTTGGCCTTGACCCCGGTGAACAGGATGTTGGTGCGCTGACCCACGCTGTCGATCAACTGCATGTCGTTGATCACACCGTTGCGAAACGACAGACGCAGGCTGTCGAACAGCGTGTCCTTGGTCTTGGGCTTGAGCACAAAGTCGATCACGCCACCGGCTTCCTTGGCAGTGATATCGAAACTTTCGCTGATCTTCGACACGTCACCGGACAGCAGCAGTGCCGGGGTCTGGGTCAGGCGCTGATCGAGCTTCTTGATGGTGACCTGCTCCAGGTCAGGGTCCCACAAGGAAACCTTCTTGCCGTCGGAAACCATCAGCTGTTCTTGCGGAGCATCGGTGTGCCAGTTGAACAGGCCAGGACGCTGCAAGGCCATTTCGCCCGCTGTTTCCTGTAATTGCGTACCGCCACCATCAAGGGTCAGCTGTGAGAATCGTGCAGTCAGTGTCTGGGATTTTTCCAGCAACTGGGTCAGGCGTGCCACGTCCTTGCTGTCAGCGTGGGCGGAGATCACGGAAAAAGTCAGTGCGGTGGCCAACAGCATGCGGGTAAGGCGCATGGGATTCCTCATTGTGTCGAAGATGATGCGGCAACGTGCGTACACGCTGCCGCCGCAATCCTGGGGTG contains:
- the lolA gene encoding outer membrane lipoprotein chaperone LolA; this translates as MRLTRMLLATALTFSVISAHADSKDVARLTQLLEKSQTLTARFSQLTLDGGGTQLQETAGEMALQRPGLFNWHTDAPQEQLMVSDGKKVSLWDPDLEQVTIKKLDQRLTQTPALLLSGDVSKISESFDITAKEAGGVIDFVLKPKTKDTLFDSLRLSFRNGVINDMQLIDSVGQRTNILFTGVKANEPIPASKFKFDVPKGADVIQE